The Acidobacteriota bacterium genome has a segment encoding these proteins:
- a CDS encoding NADH-quinone oxidoreductase subunit N → MDFGVTRETFGALSPLLVLVGGGILVLLAGAFASLSSRALAALTLVVQGGAVISVLFYAPRFYGDYLRGAFLLDPYGCFGALLRLAVAAATTVLSVRTVEDLSMKAEYFSLLLFAAAGGTAMLWTRDLLIIFLGLETLTIASFILAGYFRADRASTEGSLKFFLNGAFAAALLLYGIALLFGATGSTRIPEIAKLLPAAQSPQWLLLWLGGTFVVVGLLFKMAVVPFHAWSPDVYQGAPTPVAGFLSVGSKAAAALVLLRFLTETFPEGDRWHTPLWILAVATMLYGNLCAIPQMQLKRMLAYSSIAHAGYLLVGILALGELTREAVLVYTVAYGFMNLGAFAAVLAFERVQPGGIRDASLENLRGAGYRAPFLGAVLALFMFSLAGIPPTVGFVAKYYLFAAALKEGFVGLVVLAVVATAVSLYFYLRVVVYLYMHEPEGGEEAPSLAPGLAVTLGVCALGTLAFGVFPSRLLEWAAWAVWG, encoded by the coding sequence GTGGACTTCGGCGTCACCCGCGAAACGTTTGGCGCGCTTTCTCCGCTCTTGGTGCTCGTCGGGGGCGGCATCTTGGTGCTTCTGGCGGGGGCGTTCGCGTCGCTTTCGAGCCGCGCGCTCGCGGCCCTGACGCTCGTGGTGCAGGGCGGCGCTGTAATTTCCGTCTTGTTTTACGCTCCGAGGTTCTACGGCGACTACCTTCGCGGCGCGTTTTTACTCGATCCTTACGGCTGTTTCGGAGCGCTCCTCCGTCTTGCCGTGGCGGCCGCCACGACGGTTCTCTCCGTCCGCACCGTCGAAGATCTTTCCATGAAGGCGGAGTATTTTTCCCTGCTTCTTTTCGCCGCGGCGGGGGGCACGGCCATGCTCTGGACGCGCGATCTGCTCATCATCTTCCTGGGGCTCGAAACGCTCACCATCGCCTCGTTCATCCTTGCGGGCTATTTTCGCGCCGACCGCGCGTCCACGGAAGGCTCCTTGAAGTTTTTCCTCAACGGCGCGTTCGCGGCGGCGCTTCTGCTGTACGGCATCGCGCTTCTTTTCGGCGCGACGGGCTCGACGCGCATTCCCGAGATCGCCAAGCTCCTTCCCGCGGCCCAGTCCCCGCAGTGGCTTTTGCTCTGGCTAGGCGGGACGTTCGTCGTAGTGGGGCTTCTCTTCAAGATGGCCGTCGTGCCCTTCCACGCCTGGAGCCCCGACGTGTATCAGGGTGCGCCCACGCCGGTGGCGGGGTTCCTGTCGGTCGGCTCGAAGGCGGCGGCGGCGCTCGTCCTGCTCCGGTTTTTGACGGAGACGTTTCCCGAAGGCGACCGCTGGCACACGCCGCTCTGGATTCTCGCCGTGGCCACGATGCTCTACGGCAACCTGTGCGCCATTCCCCAGATGCAGCTCAAGCGCATGCTCGCCTATTCCTCCATCGCGCACGCGGGCTATCTTCTCGTGGGCATTCTGGCGCTCGGCGAGTTGACGCGAGAGGCCGTGCTCGTCTATACGGTCGCGTACGGCTTCATGAACCTAGGCGCGTTTGCGGCGGTGCTCGCGTTCGAGCGCGTGCAGCCGGGAGGCATCCGCGACGCCTCGCTGGAGAACCTTCGCGGCGCGGGCTACCGCGCGCCCTTCCTGGGCGCGGTGCTTGCGCTCTTCATGTTCTCGCTCGCCGGGATTCCCCCCACCGTGGGGTTCGTCGCGAAGTACTATCTGTTCGCCGCCGCGCTCAAGGAGGGCTTCGTCGGGCTCGTGGTGCTCGCCGTCGTGGCGACCGCCGTCTCGCTCTACTTCTACCTGCGCGTCGTCGTCTATCTCTACATGCACGAGCCCGAAGGCGGAGAGGAGGCCCCCTCCCTCGCGCCGGGCCTCGCCGTGACGCTCGGCGTCTGTGCGCTCGGGACGCTCGCGTTCGGGGTTTTCCCCTCGCGTCTCCTCGAGTGGGCCGCCTGGGCCGTGTGGGGGTAG
- a CDS encoding M48 family metalloprotease produces MSGRKLLAAVLILALFPLPCLAAGKGVYEAVELKEREKSLIETVNEYENLFVRRGYRYDTDELNALIRGIAERLAPEPTDPYIDYRFYVFRNPIPNAFALPDGQVYLHTGMLAVLENEAQLAGLLAHEINHSAGHHSVLSFRSARKKVITSMVLGPLTLGLSDIFLILSMLGYSRDLEEEADRRGFEQALDLGYDVREMARFFEILNRDPEGERIRVKTKWSTHPQLQDRADYIRGMVAEREEGVNFGELKVEAKSYRSVTREVALLTVEDLARADYPRSALYLAKRLVEEDDTEAEAHFLLGEALRALGGRGEISLQEEPTKKEKRKTRIERVVLTRGEREEKRLETEEGRENLRRNLDAAQSAYRRALELDASLAEAHRGLGFALEGLGLYKEAGKELVKYLRARPEALDKEIVMERLKSITENLKKEGEEENASP; encoded by the coding sequence ATGAGCGGAAGAAAACTGCTGGCCGCCGTGCTTATCCTGGCGCTTTTTCCGCTTCCGTGCCTTGCCGCTGGAAAGGGCGTCTACGAAGCGGTCGAGCTGAAGGAACGGGAAAAGTCGCTCATCGAGACGGTGAACGAATACGAGAATCTGTTCGTCCGCCGGGGATACCGGTACGACACGGACGAACTGAACGCGCTCATCCGCGGCATCGCTGAGCGCCTCGCCCCCGAGCCGACCGACCCGTACATCGACTACCGCTTCTACGTCTTCCGCAACCCCATACCCAACGCGTTCGCCCTCCCCGACGGGCAGGTTTACCTGCACACGGGGATGCTCGCCGTTCTGGAGAACGAGGCGCAGCTCGCCGGGCTTCTCGCCCACGAGATCAACCACTCGGCCGGCCACCACAGCGTCCTCTCGTTCCGGTCGGCGCGGAAGAAAGTCATCACCAGCATGGTGCTGGGCCCCCTCACGCTCGGATTGAGCGACATCTTTCTGATTCTTTCGATGCTGGGCTACAGCCGCGATTTGGAAGAGGAGGCGGACCGGCGGGGATTCGAGCAGGCGCTCGACCTCGGCTACGACGTCCGCGAGATGGCCCGGTTCTTCGAGATTCTGAACCGCGATCCCGAAGGAGAGCGCATCCGTGTAAAGACCAAGTGGAGCACCCACCCGCAGCTTCAGGACCGGGCGGACTACATCCGCGGGATGGTTGCCGAGCGGGAGGAGGGAGTCAATTTCGGCGAGCTCAAGGTCGAGGCGAAAAGTTACCGGAGCGTTACGCGCGAAGTCGCGCTCCTTACGGTCGAGGACCTCGCCCGCGCGGACTATCCCCGCTCCGCCTTGTACCTGGCCAAAAGGCTCGTCGAGGAGGACGACACGGAGGCCGAGGCGCACTTCCTCCTGGGCGAGGCCCTGCGCGCCTTGGGGGGCCGGGGGGAAATTTCTTTGCAGGAGGAGCCGACCAAGAAGGAGAAGAGAAAGACCCGGATAGAGCGGGTCGTGCTCACGCGAGGGGAGCGGGAAGAAAAAAGGCTGGAAACGGAGGAAGGGCGGGAAAACCTTCGCCGGAACCTCGACGCCGCGCAGAGTGCCTATCGGCGTGCTCTCGAGCTCGACGCGTCTCTCGCGGAAGCCCATCGCGGGCTGGGGTTCGCGCTGGAAGGGCTGGGCTTGTACAAGGAAGCCGGAAAGGAATTGGTGAAATACCTTCGGGCCCGGCCCGAGGCGCTGGACAAGGAGATTGTCATGGAGCGTTTGAAGTCGATTACAGAAAATCTCAAGAAAGAAGGAGAAGAAGAAAATGCAAGTCCATAA
- a CDS encoding Bax inhibitor-1/YccA family protein, whose translation MTRTANPALNANTFAGFARVADEATAMTIQGTVNKTFVLLLLVLIPAAWVWKQFFASEASAAVGAVMPWTIGGAVAGLVFGVITAFKQKWAPVTAPVYAVAEGLFLGGISSIFEAQFPGIVIQAVGLTLGTLVGLLFAYKSGLIKATENFKLGVAAATGGIFLIYMASLVLGFFGVGIPFIHESGLIGIGFSLFVVVIAALNLVLDFDFIEHGAESGAPKYMEWYAAFGLMVTLIWLYLEMLRLLAKLRSQR comes from the coding sequence ATGACGAGAACCGCCAATCCGGCGCTTAATGCCAACACCTTCGCGGGCTTCGCGCGCGTCGCCGACGAGGCGACGGCCATGACCATCCAGGGGACGGTCAACAAGACGTTCGTCCTCCTCCTTCTGGTGCTGATTCCCGCGGCCTGGGTATGGAAGCAATTCTTTGCTTCTGAGGCCTCCGCTGCCGTCGGCGCCGTGATGCCGTGGACCATCGGCGGCGCCGTCGCGGGGCTGGTTTTCGGCGTGATCACGGCCTTCAAGCAAAAGTGGGCGCCAGTGACGGCCCCCGTCTACGCCGTGGCGGAAGGCCTCTTTCTGGGAGGAATTTCCTCGATCTTCGAGGCCCAGTTCCCGGGCATCGTCATCCAGGCCGTGGGCCTCACGCTCGGCACGCTCGTCGGCCTTCTTTTCGCCTACAAGTCGGGGCTCATCAAGGCGACGGAGAACTTCAAGCTGGGCGTCGCGGCGGCCACGGGCGGAATTTTCCTGATCTACATGGCCAGCCTCGTGCTGGGGTTTTTCGGCGTGGGGATTCCGTTCATCCACGAAAGCGGCCTCATCGGCATCGGCTTCAGCCTCTTCGTCGTCGTGATTGCGGCGCTGAACCTCGTGCTCGACTTCGACTTTATCGAGCACGGCGCCGAATCGGGCGCGCCGAAGTACATGGAGTGGTACGCCGCGTTCGGGCTGATGGTGACGCTCATCTGGCTGTACCTGGAGATGCTCCGGCTCCTCGCAAAGCTGCGGAGCCAGCGATAG
- a CDS encoding dihydroorotate dehydrogenase, with product MGVDLSVEIAGVRFKNPVLLASGTCGYGVELENFLDLGAVGGVCVKGLSLEPCEGAPPPRMVETPAGMLNAIGLQNVGVEVFLEEKLPRLKEHDTVVVANVWGTTVEEYAAVARALDGAEGVAMLELNVSCPNIKRGGMAFGVDPVLLKEVTAAAVEATSKPVAVKLTPNVTDVTVPAGAAVEGGAAALSLINTLLGMAVDVELKEPALAYGTGGLSGPAIRPVAVRMVYQTARALPDVPIMGVGGIASVRDVVEFLLVGATAVQVGTMTFVEPGIAGRLVRELREYCEEEEISSVRELTGGLERGEEP from the coding sequence GTGGGAGTAGACCTCTCCGTCGAGATCGCGGGCGTCCGCTTCAAGAACCCCGTCCTTCTCGCGAGCGGCACGTGCGGGTACGGCGTCGAGCTGGAAAATTTCCTCGACCTTGGCGCCGTGGGCGGCGTGTGTGTGAAAGGCCTTTCACTCGAGCCGTGCGAAGGCGCGCCCCCTCCGCGCATGGTCGAGACGCCCGCGGGCATGCTGAACGCCATCGGCCTGCAGAACGTCGGCGTCGAGGTTTTTCTCGAAGAGAAGCTGCCGCGCCTTAAAGAACACGACACCGTCGTAGTGGCGAACGTCTGGGGCACGACGGTCGAGGAGTACGCCGCCGTGGCGCGGGCGCTCGACGGCGCCGAGGGCGTCGCCATGCTGGAGCTGAACGTCTCGTGTCCCAACATCAAGCGCGGCGGCATGGCGTTCGGCGTCGACCCGGTGCTCCTCAAGGAGGTCACGGCAGCCGCGGTGGAGGCGACAAGCAAACCCGTCGCCGTGAAGCTCACGCCGAACGTCACGGACGTCACCGTCCCTGCCGGGGCCGCCGTCGAGGGCGGCGCGGCCGCCCTTTCGCTCATCAACACGCTCCTCGGCATGGCGGTGGACGTCGAGCTGAAGGAGCCCGCCCTCGCCTACGGCACGGGAGGGCTTTCCGGCCCCGCCATACGGCCCGTCGCCGTGCGGATGGTCTATCAGACGGCGCGGGCGCTCCCCGACGTGCCCATAATGGGCGTGGGGGGGATCGCCTCGGTGCGGGACGTCGTGGAATTCCTCCTCGTCGGCGCCACGGCCGTCCAGGTGGGGACCATGACGTTCGTGGAGCCCGGGATCGCCGGGCGGCTCGTCAGGGAGCTTCGAGAGTACTGCGAGGAGGAGGAAATCTCCTCAGTGCGCGAGCTCACGGGCGGGCTTGAGCGTGGGGAAGAGCCCTAA
- a CDS encoding dihydroorotate dehydrogenase electron transfer subunit, whose protein sequence is MASAPSPEKSLPALPRDERAKVLEVFDLGADDFILSLESPYIARNARPGQFAMLRAGDGVSPLVRRPISFWNAQEEDGRVEFLISAIGPATRLFQRAKPGQTLDVLGPLGRGFDLDFPESVRRVVIVGGSSGVAPFYFAARVIKESSALSVHLFYGCSTRSHIHLEEFARLGLDLHPVTEDGTLGERGLVTEPFEKFVDRYGEECAVLSCGSTPMMQAVDDLCRKRRIPVQYMLGDYMGCGIGVCLSCVMKAPDGRYILACRDGAVLRGGEFLWE, encoded by the coding sequence ATGGCAAGCGCGCCCTCTCCTGAAAAATCTCTCCCCGCTCTTCCCCGCGACGAGAGGGCCAAGGTTCTGGAAGTGTTCGATCTGGGGGCGGACGATTTCATACTATCTCTCGAAAGCCCCTACATCGCGCGGAACGCCCGCCCGGGGCAGTTCGCCATGCTGCGCGCCGGCGACGGGGTCTCCCCCCTGGTGCGCCGCCCAATAAGCTTCTGGAACGCGCAGGAGGAGGACGGGCGCGTCGAGTTCCTGATAAGCGCCATCGGCCCCGCGACGAGGCTGTTCCAGCGGGCGAAACCGGGCCAGACGCTCGACGTGCTGGGACCGCTCGGGAGGGGTTTCGACCTCGATTTTCCAGAGAGTGTCCGGCGCGTCGTGATAGTGGGGGGCAGCAGCGGCGTCGCGCCCTTCTACTTCGCGGCCCGCGTCATAAAGGAAAGCTCCGCCCTCTCCGTCCACCTCTTCTACGGCTGCAGCACGCGGAGCCACATTCACCTCGAAGAATTCGCCCGCCTGGGCCTCGACCTTCACCCGGTCACGGAGGACGGCACGCTGGGCGAGCGGGGGCTCGTCACGGAGCCCTTCGAAAAGTTCGTCGACCGCTACGGCGAGGAGTGCGCCGTTCTCTCGTGCGGCTCGACGCCCATGATGCAGGCCGTGGACGACCTGTGCCGCAAGAGGCGGATTCCCGTGCAGTACATGCTCGGCGACTACATGGGCTGCGGCATCGGCGTCTGCCTTTCCTGCGTCATGAAGGCGCCCGACGGCCGCTACATCCTGGCCTGCCGGGACGGGGCGGTGCTCCGGGGAGGGGAGTTCCTGTGGGAGTAG
- a CDS encoding DUF418 domain-containing protein: MKTPASRIAGYDLARALAIMGMVAVHFRLKMDAYEVGPDWLAWLANLIDGRAAATFVVLAGVGISLMSRRAREEGDAQALLRTRNRLLRRALFLFVVGYAYAPIWQGDILHFYGVFLAAGAFLLAAPGRVLWRIAGALTVGYVPLVFVLDYDYGWDWETLYYHGFWTPKGLVMHLFFNGVSPVIPWLAFLLVGMWLGRQDLFNPAVRRRILVRAASVALAAEAVSSLLVHSFATGPEDYEVIAVFGTWSMPPLPLYMLAGGGTAIAVITLCVAFARSHPSSKLLAPMVAAGQLALTLYVGHVVVGLGALNAVGLLKKQPLPFALGCALVFCALAVLFAYAWRQRYERGPLEWFMRKVTG, encoded by the coding sequence ATGAAAACGCCCGCATCACGCATAGCGGGCTACGACCTCGCCCGGGCGCTCGCCATCATGGGCATGGTGGCGGTGCATTTCCGGTTGAAGATGGACGCCTACGAGGTCGGCCCGGACTGGCTCGCGTGGCTGGCGAACCTCATCGACGGCCGGGCGGCCGCGACGTTCGTCGTTCTTGCGGGCGTGGGAATTTCCCTGATGTCGCGGCGCGCGAGGGAGGAAGGCGACGCGCAGGCCCTGCTCCGCACAAGAAACAGGCTGCTCCGGCGCGCGCTGTTCCTCTTCGTCGTCGGGTACGCCTACGCCCCCATCTGGCAGGGCGACATCCTGCACTTCTACGGGGTCTTCCTGGCGGCCGGGGCGTTCCTGCTCGCGGCCCCGGGCCGGGTGCTCTGGCGCATCGCGGGCGCGCTCACGGTCGGGTACGTCCCGCTCGTTTTCGTTCTCGATTACGACTACGGCTGGGACTGGGAGACGCTGTACTATCACGGCTTCTGGACGCCGAAGGGGCTCGTCATGCACCTGTTCTTCAACGGGGTAAGCCCCGTGATCCCCTGGCTGGCCTTCCTGCTGGTCGGCATGTGGCTCGGGAGGCAGGACTTATTCAATCCGGCGGTGCGCAGGCGGATCCTGGTGCGTGCCGCGTCCGTCGCCCTCGCCGCCGAGGCGGTCTCGTCCCTCCTCGTGCACAGCTTCGCGACCGGCCCGGAGGACTATGAGGTCATCGCCGTGTTCGGCACCTGGTCCATGCCCCCGTTGCCGCTCTACATGCTCGCGGGCGGAGGAACGGCCATCGCCGTCATCACGCTCTGCGTGGCGTTCGCCCGGAGTCACCCCTCGTCGAAGCTGCTCGCCCCCATGGTCGCGGCCGGGCAGCTGGCCCTCACGCTGTACGTCGGCCACGTCGTCGTGGGCCTGGGCGCCCTGAACGCCGTCGGGCTCCTGAAAAAACAGCCCCTGCCGTTCGCCCTCGGGTGCGCGCTCGTCTTCTGCGCCCTCGCGGTCCTGTTCGCCTACGCGTGGAGACAACGGTACGAAAGGGGCCCCCTGGAATGGTTCATGCGGAAGGTGACGGGATAG
- a CDS encoding DUF418 domain-containing protein has protein sequence MKTPASRIAGYDLARALAIMGMVVAHFRWVMDAYGVGPAWLAWLADRIDGRAAATFVVLAGVGISLMSRRAREAGDVQAMLQTRNRLLRRALFLFVVGYAYATVWQADILHCYGVYMAVGAFLLAASGRALWRIAAVLVAVYLPLMGLFNYESGWEWESMFYHGFWTPKGLLMNLFYNGFTPVIPWLAFLLVGMWLGRQDLFDPVVRKRILVRAASVALATEAVSSFLVHRLTAGATEMEKIYIEVMVGTWSMPPLPLYMLAGGGTAVTVITLCVAFARSHPSSKLLSPMVATGQLALTLYIGHVFIGVSTLNALGLLGKQSLPFALASAAVFCACAVLFAYAWRQRYEKGPLEWFMRKVTRS, from the coding sequence ATGAAAACTCCCGCATCACGCATAGCCGGCTACGACCTCGCCCGGGCGCTCGCGATCATGGGGATGGTGGTGGCGCATTTCAGGTGGGTCATGGACGCCTACGGGGTCGGCCCGGCCTGGCTTGCGTGGCTGGCGGACCGTATCGACGGCCGGGCGGCCGCGACGTTCGTCGTTCTCGCCGGCGTGGGAATTTCGCTGATGTCGCGCCGCGCGCGGGAGGCCGGCGACGTCCAAGCCATGCTCCAGACGCGGAACAGGCTGCTCCGGCGCGCGCTGTTTCTCTTCGTCGTCGGGTACGCCTACGCCACCGTCTGGCAGGCCGACATCCTGCACTGCTACGGGGTCTACATGGCCGTGGGGGCGTTCCTGCTCGCGGCCTCGGGCCGCGCGCTGTGGCGCATCGCGGCCGTGCTCGTGGCCGTGTACCTCCCGCTCATGGGCCTCTTCAATTACGAGTCCGGCTGGGAGTGGGAGTCGATGTTCTATCACGGCTTCTGGACGCCGAAGGGTCTTCTCATGAACCTGTTCTACAACGGGTTCACCCCCGTGATCCCCTGGCTGGCCTTCCTGCTGGTCGGCATGTGGCTCGGGAGGCAGGACCTGTTCGACCCCGTCGTGCGCAAACGGATCCTGGTGCGGGCGGCGTCCGTCGCCCTGGCCACCGAAGCGGTCTCGTCCTTCCTCGTGCACCGCTTAACGGCCGGCGCGACCGAAATGGAAAAAATCTACATCGAGGTCATGGTCGGCACCTGGTCCATGCCCCCGTTGCCGCTCTACATGCTCGCGGGCGGAGGAACGGCCGTGACCGTCATCACGCTCTGCGTGGCGTTCGCCCGGAGTCATCCCTCGTCGAAGCTGCTTTCCCCCATGGTCGCGACCGGGCAGCTGGCCCTCACGCTGTACATAGGCCACGTCTTCATCGGCGTAAGCACCTTGAACGCCCTCGGGCTCCTGGGAAAACAGTCCCTGCCTTTCGCCCTGGCGAGCGCGGCCGTCTTCTGCGCGTGCGCGGTCCTGTTCGCGTACGCGTGGAGACAACGGTATGAAAAAGGCCCCCTGGAGTGGTTCATGCGGAAGGTGACTCGGAGTTAG
- the lptB gene encoding LPS export ABC transporter ATP-binding protein codes for MAAPSRPRRPPSRRLRPSRRPPRRRPTSTWSLPVKLRTESIFKSYNHRSVVQDVSLEIAPAEVVGLLGPNGAGKTTLFSIVVGLVYPEGGKVFLGEEDITHEPMYIRARKGIGYLPQEPSVFRRMTVRENLLAILETLPLEEEERDERTETLLEEFSLTERADQKAYTLSGGERRRLEIARGLLLSPKFLLLDEPFSGIDPIAVLEIQKIIARLKERGIGVLLTDHNVRETLRITDRAYILSQGEIFQADTPERLVADPEVRRIYLGDDFKLH; via the coding sequence ATGGCCGCACCGTCTCGACCTCGAAGGCCGCCGAGCCGCCGCCTGAGACCGAGCCGACGACCGCCTCGGCGGCGGCCGACATCGACATGGAGTCTTCCCGTGAAGCTGCGTACTGAGAGCATCTTCAAGTCATACAACCACCGCTCCGTGGTACAGGACGTCTCGCTCGAGATTGCTCCGGCGGAGGTGGTGGGGCTTCTCGGTCCCAACGGCGCGGGGAAAACCACCCTCTTCTCCATAGTCGTGGGCCTGGTCTATCCCGAGGGCGGAAAAGTTTTCCTGGGCGAGGAGGACATTACGCACGAGCCGATGTACATCCGCGCGCGCAAGGGCATCGGCTACCTCCCGCAGGAACCTTCGGTGTTCCGGAGGATGACGGTGCGCGAGAACCTTCTCGCCATCTTGGAAACGCTGCCGCTCGAGGAGGAGGAGCGCGACGAGCGGACCGAGACGCTCCTGGAAGAGTTTTCCCTCACGGAGCGCGCTGACCAGAAGGCTTACACGCTGAGCGGGGGCGAGCGCCGCCGCCTCGAGATCGCGCGGGGCCTGCTGCTCTCGCCGAAATTCCTGTTGCTCGACGAGCCGTTCTCCGGCATCGACCCCATTGCCGTGCTGGAGATTCAGAAAATCATCGCCCGCCTCAAGGAGCGCGGGATCGGCGTCCTCCTCACCGACCACAACGTGCGCGAGACCCTGCGCATCACCGACCGCGCCTACATCCTGAGCCAGGGCGAGATCTTCCAGGCGGACACGCCGGAGCGCCTGGTGGCCGACCCCGAGGTGCGGCGCATCTACCTCGGCGACGACTTCAAGCTCCACTGA